The Eurosta solidaginis isolate ZX-2024a chromosome 4, ASM4086904v1, whole genome shotgun sequence genome includes a window with the following:
- the Aven gene encoding LOW QUALITY PROTEIN: uncharacterized protein Aven (The sequence of the model RefSeq protein was modified relative to this genomic sequence to represent the inferred CDS: inserted 1 base in 1 codon; deleted 1 base in 1 codon) → MEGKDDRSKGKRNNMRQYRKKPPHQHHNNTSSSSQVKVVRGVVDVADSSDDRFISRRAWTSSRPNPQTRRFSLDDEETDLNEIESAQMQAGDFGLMAQMPKSVGGHFQFSSEKNWETIEGEQLLDNTEASQYFTLNLKLLNVGLQTIPFHKRMDYDASMFTREQLQMMEEAAEEAEKSYQNVLREHKTNPRKVNSVSRKSGSGRSQNSTKAPKSPPXEADAPDELDELLNLTTAAVSKVGISEGSGSGAENAATPSMKANAKANNDDIQDWLDNVLEE, encoded by the exons ATGGAAGGCAAGGACGATCGATCGAAAGG TAAACGCAACAACATGAGACAATATCGTAAAAAGCCGCCACACCAACACCACAATAATACTTCTTCCAGTTCGCAAGTGAAGGTGGTTCGCGGCGTGGTCGATGTAGCTGATTCCAGTGATGACCGTTTCATTTCACGACGTGCCTGGACCTCATCTCGACCAAATCCGCAAACTCGCCGATTTTCATTGGACGATGAAGAAACTGACTTGAATGAAATCGAATCAGCACAAATGCAGGCAGGAGATTTTGGTTTAATGGCACAAATGCCCAAATCAGTTGGTGGACATTTTCAATTCTCATCTGAAAAGAATTGGGAAACAATCGAAGGTGAACAATTGCTAGACAACACCGAAGCTAGTCAATACTTCACACTCAATTTGAAACTATTAAATGTGGGCTTGCAAACGATACCATTTCATAAGCGTATGGATTATGATGCATCCATGTTTACGCGTGAACAATTGCAAATGATGGAAGAAGCTGCGGAAGAGGCAGAG AAAAGCTATCAAAATGTTTTGCGTGAACATAAAACAAATCCACGTAAGGTTAATAGTGTCAGCCGTAAAAGTGGATCAGGGCGTTCGCAAAATAGCACAAAAGCGCCTAAATCACCAC GCGAAGCGGATGCACCAGATGAATTAGATGAGTTGCTTAATTTGACAACGGCTGCTGTATCGAAGGTGGGCATAAGTGAGGGAAGTGGTAGTGGTGCAGAGAATGCCGCAACGCCATCGATGAAAGCGAATGCAAAAGCCAACAATGATGACATACAAGATTGGTTGGACAATGTGCTGGAGGAATAG